One part of the Phragmites australis chromosome 3, lpPhrAust1.1, whole genome shotgun sequence genome encodes these proteins:
- the LOC133912103 gene encoding partner of Y14 and mago-like isoform X2: MATASDGGGEQRRLLSIPKEGERVIAPTRRPDGTLRKAIRIRAGYVPQEEVAIYQSKGALMRKSGPDVPPGYDPALAQDAKPKTKAAKRNERRKEKRQQASSTNDKGKSLDIEEAGAGETDKVLPSKTDKQRDSVDSVTKQISGIAISESPVIATPSTNATDNSQPESSAPDIDKKIRALKKKSNGFYRCTEG; the protein is encoded by the exons ATGGCCACCgccagcgacggcggcggcgagcagcgGCGCCTCCTCTCCATCCCGAAGGAGGGCGAGCGCGTCATCGCGCCGACGCGCCGCCCCGACGGCACGCTCCGCAAGGCCATCCGCATCCGCGCCGGTTACGTGCCCCAGGAGGAGGTCGCCATCTACCAGTCCAAGGGTGCACTC ATGAGGAAGTCAGGGCCTGACGTGCCGCCAGGGTACGACCCGGCACTCGCACAAGATGCCAAGCCCAAGACGAAGGCAGCCAAGCGGAACGAGCGGCGTAAAGAGAAACGGCAGCAG GCTAGCTCGACAAATGATAAAGGAAAGAGCTTGGATATAGAGGAGGCTGGTGCTGGAGAAACTGACAAGGTTCTTCCTTCCAAAACTGATAAGCAGAGGGATTCAGTGGACAGTGTTACGAAGCAGATAAGTGGCATTGCTATTTCTGAATCACCTGTTATAGCAACACCCTCCACAAATGCTACTGACAACTCACAACCAGAGTCATCTGCTCCAGACATAGACAAGAAAATTCGAGCACTGAAAAAGAAg TCGAATGGCTTTTATAGATGTACAGAGGGCTAA
- the LOC133912103 gene encoding partner of Y14 and mago-like isoform X1 — MATASDGGGEQRRLLSIPKEGERVIAPTRRPDGTLRKAIRIRAGYVPQEEVAIYQSKGALMRKSGPDVPPGYDPALAQDAKPKTKAAKRNERRKEKRQQASSTNDKGKSLDIEEAGAGETDKVLPSKTDKQRDSVDSVTKQISGIAISESPVIATPSTNATDNSQPESSAPDIDKKIRALKKKIRLAEAQLQGDPEKLKAETLEKTKKIEGWREELKLLEDTRAPAAS, encoded by the exons ATGGCCACCgccagcgacggcggcggcgagcagcgGCGCCTCCTCTCCATCCCGAAGGAGGGCGAGCGCGTCATCGCGCCGACGCGCCGCCCCGACGGCACGCTCCGCAAGGCCATCCGCATCCGCGCCGGTTACGTGCCCCAGGAGGAGGTCGCCATCTACCAGTCCAAGGGTGCACTC ATGAGGAAGTCAGGGCCTGACGTGCCGCCAGGGTACGACCCGGCACTCGCACAAGATGCCAAGCCCAAGACGAAGGCAGCCAAGCGGAACGAGCGGCGTAAAGAGAAACGGCAGCAG GCTAGCTCGACAAATGATAAAGGAAAGAGCTTGGATATAGAGGAGGCTGGTGCTGGAGAAACTGACAAGGTTCTTCCTTCCAAAACTGATAAGCAGAGGGATTCAGTGGACAGTGTTACGAAGCAGATAAGTGGCATTGCTATTTCTGAATCACCTGTTATAGCAACACCCTCCACAAATGCTACTGACAACTCACAACCAGAGTCATCTGCTCCAGACATAGACAAGAAAATTCGAGCACTGAAAAAGAAg ATACGCTTAGCTGAAGCACAACTGCAAGGTGATCCCGAAAAATTGAAAGCTGAGACGCTGGAAAAGACGAAAAAGATTGAAGGGTGGCGTGAGGAGCTAAAGCTTTTGGAGGACACGAGGGCTCCTGCGGCTTCCTAG
- the LOC133912102 gene encoding mitogen-activated protein kinase kinase kinase 1-like isoform X1 — protein sequence MGPPPAAQDPSPSPSGSSSSGSSRRCLRRLDRRNASKNIAYDATNFCSYPPSPTAYAPASRPVSLAGSAACSLDLLTSFRIGGSGDRGGDVQLLCQCLGLSGPDDFAIPLADWEAHKAVRSSASASSSPSRDSSARPNPDPRVRDSPLRREGAVEAARPGDAFPELLAVRDAPTEAPERPARLDPQEPTHQDVKWAAGEGAIKGVRPPPVLKPPPSMALPAVFGAGSTWDILRSFAPDEKEHALVSRFGSGFGRQDAVEEDEDAAVVLTLEDLRLGETSEEFTGTSSLSTINDDETSSTTTESMFGISPNGRFRRKIRSWNRGMLLGSGSFGTVYEGISDEGVFFAVKEVSLFDQGSNAKQCIFQLEQEIALLSQFEHENIVQYYGTDKEDSKLYIFLELVTQGSLASLYQKYRLQDTHVSAYTRQILNGLTYLHERNIVHRDIKCANILVHANGSVKLADFGLAKEITKFSEIKSCKGTAYWMAPEVVNPKKTYGPPADIWSLGCTVLEMLTCQLPYHDLEWTQALYRIGKGEPPAIPSFLSRDARDFISQCVKPNPEDRPCASKLLEHPFVNRSMRSIRSMRTSRPNSSMCGAN from the exons ATGGGCCCGCCCCCCGCCGCGCAGGacccctcgccgtcgccgtcgggcAGCAGCAGCTCCGGCTCGTCCAGGCGCTGCCTCCGCCGGCTCGACCGCCGCAACGCTTCCAAGAACATCGCCTACGACGCCACGAACTTCTGCAGCTACCCGCCGTCCCCGACGGCCTACGCGCCGGCCTCCAGGCCCGTCTCGCTCGCCGGGTCCGCGGCCTGCTCCCTCGACCTCCTCACCAGCTTCCGtatcggcggcagcggcgacagGGGCGGAGACGTTCAGCTCCTCTGCCAATGCCTCGGACTCTCCGGCCCCGACGACTTCGCCATCCCGCTCGCCGACTGGGAAGCGCACAAGGCCGTccgctcctccgcctccgcctccagctCCCCTTCGCGGGACTCCTCCGCGCGCCCCAATCCCGACCCCCGTGTGCGGGACTCCCCGCTTCGCCGCGAGGGTGCCGTGGAGGCGGCCCGGCCTGGGGACGCCTTCCCTGAGCTACTGGCGGTAAGGGACGCCCCAACCGAAGCTCCAGAGCGGCCTGCACGACTGGATCCGCAAGAGCCCACCCATCAGGACGTGAAGTGGGCAGCCGGTGAGGGAGCAATCAAGGGCGTGCGCCCGCCGCCGGTGCTCAAACCACCGCCCTCGATGGCGCTGCCGGCTGTCTTCGGGGCGGGATCCACGTGGGATATCCTGCGGTCGTTCGCGCCGGATGAGAAAGAGCACGCCCTGGTGAGCAGATTTGGCAGTGGGTTTGGACGCCaggatgcggtggaggaggacgaggatgcGGCGGTAGTGTTGACGTTGGAGGACCTCAGGCTGGGGGAGACGTCCGAGGAATTCACCGGCACGTCTTCGCTGTCGACGATCAATGATGACGAGACGTCAAGCACGACCACGGAGTCCATGTTCGGTATCTCACCCAACGGGAGGTTTAGGAGGAAGATCCGGTCATGGAACAGGGGGATGCTCCTGGGGAGTGGCTCGTTCGGGACGGTTTACGAGGGCATCAGCGA TGAGGGTGTCTTCTTTGCTGTCAAAGAAGTGAGCTTATTTGACCAAGGGAGCAACGCAAAGCAGTGTATTTTTCAGCTTGAGCAG GAAATTGCACTTCTGAGCCAGTTTGAGCATGAGAATATAGTACAGTATTATGGAACAGACAAA GAAGACTCGAAACTTTACATCTTCCTTGAACTAGTGACCCAAGGTTCTCTTGCATCTTTGTATCAGAAGTACCGCTTGCAAGACACCCATGTCTCAGCATATACAAGGCAAATTCTTAATGGGTTGACTTACCTCCATGAAAGGAACATTGTTCATAG AGACATTAAATGTGCAAATATACTGGTGCATGCCAATGGATCTGTGAAACTTGCAGACTTTGGACTGGCTAAGGAG ATTACCAAATTCAGTGAGATTAAATCATGCAAAGGAACTGCTTATTGGATGGCACCTGAG GTTGTCAATCCAAAGAAGACATATGGACCTCCAGCTGACATATGGAGTCTTGGTTGCACCGTCCTAGAGATGTTGACATGTCAACTTCCCTATCATGATCTGGAATGG ACACAAGCTTTATACAGGATTGGTAAGGGGGAACCACCAGCAATTCCAAGTTTTCTTTCAAGGGACGCTCGTGATTTCATAAGCCAGTGTGTAAAACCCAATCCAGAAGACAGACCTTGTGCATCCAAACTGTTGGAGCATCCATTCGTGAACAGGTCAATGCGGTCCATACGGTCTATGAGGACATCTCGCCCAAATTCATCTATGTGTGGCGCCAATTGA
- the LOC133912102 gene encoding mitogen-activated protein kinase kinase kinase 1-like isoform X2 encodes MGPPPAAQDPSPSPSGSSSSGSSRRCLRRLDRRNASKNIAYDATNFCSYPPSPTAYAPASRPVSLAGSAACSLDLLTSFRIGGSGDRGGDVQLLCQCLGLSGPDDFAIPLADWEAHKAVRSSASASSSPSRDSSARPNPDPRVRDSPLRREGAVEAARPGDAFPELLAVRDAPTEAPERPARLDPQEPTHQDVKWAAGEGAIKGVRPPPVLKPPPSMALPAVFGAGSTWDILRSFAPDEKEHALVSRFGSGFGRQDAVEEDEDAAVVLTLEDLRLGETSEEFTGTSSLSTINDDETSSTTTESMFGISPNGRFRRKIRSWNRGMLLGSGSFGTVYEGISDEGVFFAVKEVSLFDQGSNAKQCIFQLEQEIALLSQFEHENIVQYYGTDKANSKLYIFLELVTQGSLASLYQKYRLQDTHVSAYTRQILNGLTYLHERNIVHRDIKCANILVHANGSVKLADFGLAKEITKFSEIKSCKGTAYWMAPEVVNPKKTYGPPADIWSLGCTVLEMLTCQLPYHDLEWTQALYRIGKGEPPAIPSFLSRDARDFISQCVKPNPEDRPCASKLLEHPFVNRSMRSIRSMRTSRPNSSMCGAN; translated from the exons ATGGGCCCGCCCCCCGCCGCGCAGGacccctcgccgtcgccgtcgggcAGCAGCAGCTCCGGCTCGTCCAGGCGCTGCCTCCGCCGGCTCGACCGCCGCAACGCTTCCAAGAACATCGCCTACGACGCCACGAACTTCTGCAGCTACCCGCCGTCCCCGACGGCCTACGCGCCGGCCTCCAGGCCCGTCTCGCTCGCCGGGTCCGCGGCCTGCTCCCTCGACCTCCTCACCAGCTTCCGtatcggcggcagcggcgacagGGGCGGAGACGTTCAGCTCCTCTGCCAATGCCTCGGACTCTCCGGCCCCGACGACTTCGCCATCCCGCTCGCCGACTGGGAAGCGCACAAGGCCGTccgctcctccgcctccgcctccagctCCCCTTCGCGGGACTCCTCCGCGCGCCCCAATCCCGACCCCCGTGTGCGGGACTCCCCGCTTCGCCGCGAGGGTGCCGTGGAGGCGGCCCGGCCTGGGGACGCCTTCCCTGAGCTACTGGCGGTAAGGGACGCCCCAACCGAAGCTCCAGAGCGGCCTGCACGACTGGATCCGCAAGAGCCCACCCATCAGGACGTGAAGTGGGCAGCCGGTGAGGGAGCAATCAAGGGCGTGCGCCCGCCGCCGGTGCTCAAACCACCGCCCTCGATGGCGCTGCCGGCTGTCTTCGGGGCGGGATCCACGTGGGATATCCTGCGGTCGTTCGCGCCGGATGAGAAAGAGCACGCCCTGGTGAGCAGATTTGGCAGTGGGTTTGGACGCCaggatgcggtggaggaggacgaggatgcGGCGGTAGTGTTGACGTTGGAGGACCTCAGGCTGGGGGAGACGTCCGAGGAATTCACCGGCACGTCTTCGCTGTCGACGATCAATGATGACGAGACGTCAAGCACGACCACGGAGTCCATGTTCGGTATCTCACCCAACGGGAGGTTTAGGAGGAAGATCCGGTCATGGAACAGGGGGATGCTCCTGGGGAGTGGCTCGTTCGGGACGGTTTACGAGGGCATCAGCGA TGAGGGTGTCTTCTTTGCTGTCAAAGAAGTGAGCTTATTTGACCAAGGGAGCAACGCAAAGCAGTGTATTTTTCAGCTTGAGCAG GAAATTGCACTTCTGAGCCAGTTTGAGCATGAGAATATAGTACAGTATTATGGAACAGACAAAGCAA ACTCGAAACTTTACATCTTCCTTGAACTAGTGACCCAAGGTTCTCTTGCATCTTTGTATCAGAAGTACCGCTTGCAAGACACCCATGTCTCAGCATATACAAGGCAAATTCTTAATGGGTTGACTTACCTCCATGAAAGGAACATTGTTCATAG AGACATTAAATGTGCAAATATACTGGTGCATGCCAATGGATCTGTGAAACTTGCAGACTTTGGACTGGCTAAGGAG ATTACCAAATTCAGTGAGATTAAATCATGCAAAGGAACTGCTTATTGGATGGCACCTGAG GTTGTCAATCCAAAGAAGACATATGGACCTCCAGCTGACATATGGAGTCTTGGTTGCACCGTCCTAGAGATGTTGACATGTCAACTTCCCTATCATGATCTGGAATGG ACACAAGCTTTATACAGGATTGGTAAGGGGGAACCACCAGCAATTCCAAGTTTTCTTTCAAGGGACGCTCGTGATTTCATAAGCCAGTGTGTAAAACCCAATCCAGAAGACAGACCTTGTGCATCCAAACTGTTGGAGCATCCATTCGTGAACAGGTCAATGCGGTCCATACGGTCTATGAGGACATCTCGCCCAAATTCATCTATGTGTGGCGCCAATTGA
- the LOC133910494 gene encoding uncharacterized mitochondrial protein AtMg00810-like has protein sequence MHDLFQMSDLGPLCYYLGIEVRQEPGKITLCQGSYAEKILETAGMGSCNPCHTPVETRLKLGKHNGGDAVDATHYRSVIGSLRYLVNSRPDIAYAVGIVSRYMEAPGVQHWALVKQILPYVRGLSSKGTPVKSGYGCVYRARLSEPALIGYSDSDHAGDVDDRKSTTGTLFFLGSSVITWALQKQKIVALSLCEAEYVAAAVAACQGL, from the exons ATGCATGATCTGTTCCAGATGAGCGATCTCGGTCCTTTGTGCTATTACCTAGGGATCGAGGTGCGTCAGGAGCCTGGCAAGATCACACTCTGCCAGGGAAGCTACGCCGAGAAAATTCTCGAGACCGCAGGCATGGGGAGCTGCAATCCATGCCACACGCCGGTGGAGACAAGGCTCAAGCTCGGGAAGCACAACGGCGGCGACGCGGTCGACGCCACCCATTACCGCAGCGTCATCGGGAGCTTGCGGTATTTGGTGAACTCACGCCCGGACATCGCATATGCAGTGGGGATCGTGAGCCGGTACATGGAGGCGCCGGGAGTGCAGCATTGGGCGCTGGTGAAGCAAATCCTGCCCTACGTGCGCGGGTTATCAAGCAA GGGAACCCCAGTGAAATCCGGCTACGGGTGCGTCTACCGTGCGAGGTTGTCAGAACCGGCGTTGATCGGCTACAGCGACAGTGATCATGCCGGCGACGTCGATGATCGCAAGAGCACGACGGGGACGTTGTTCTTCCTCGGCTCAAGCGTCATCACCTGGGCCTTGCAGAAGCAGAAGATCGTGGCGCTATCTTTGTGCGAGGCGGAATATGTTGCAGCTGCAGTAGCTGCCTGCCAAGGACTCTAG